The Vibrio tarriae genome includes a window with the following:
- the mlaE gene encoding lipid asymmetry maintenance ABC transporter permease subunit MlaE: MRWVSSVGQRTLAVSETFGRASLMLFGALVGRPQPVRHFPLLVRQLYSIGVQSLAIIIVSGLFIGMVLSLQGYVILVDYGAETSLGQMVALSLLRELGPVVTALLFAGRAGSALTAEIGLMKATEQLSSLEMMAVDPLKRVIAPRFWAGVISMPLLAMIFMAVGIWGGQLVGVDWKGIDHGSFWSAMQASVELGQDIGNSTIKCVVFAFTVTWIALFNGYDAIPTSEGISRATTRTVVHSSLAVLGLDFVLTALMFGN, from the coding sequence ATGCGATGGGTCAGCTCAGTCGGGCAACGCACGCTAGCGGTCAGTGAAACTTTTGGCCGTGCGAGTTTGATGTTGTTCGGTGCACTGGTGGGGCGTCCGCAGCCGGTACGTCATTTCCCTCTTTTAGTCCGTCAGTTGTACAGCATTGGCGTGCAGTCTTTGGCCATCATCATTGTCTCGGGTCTTTTTATTGGCATGGTGCTCAGCTTGCAAGGCTATGTGATTCTGGTTGATTACGGTGCTGAAACCAGCCTAGGTCAAATGGTGGCGTTATCATTGCTGCGTGAATTAGGCCCAGTAGTCACGGCACTGCTGTTTGCTGGGCGTGCTGGTTCCGCCTTAACTGCTGAAATTGGTTTGATGAAAGCGACCGAGCAATTATCCAGTTTGGAGATGATGGCGGTTGACCCACTGAAACGCGTTATTGCGCCACGCTTCTGGGCCGGCGTTATCTCCATGCCGCTGTTGGCGATGATTTTCATGGCGGTTGGTATTTGGGGTGGTCAATTGGTGGGTGTCGATTGGAAAGGGATTGATCACGGCAGTTTCTGGTCAGCCATGCAAGCCTCGGTCGAATTAGGTCAAGATATCGGTAACAGCACCATCAAATGTGTGGTGTTTGCGTTTACCGTGACTTGGATTGCTCTGTTTAACGGTTATGACGCGATCCCCACTTCAGAAGGGATCAGCCGAGCCACCACCCGCACCGTAGTGCACTCATCACTGGCCGTACTTGGGCTAGATTTTGTTCTAACCGCATTGATGTTTGGGAACTGA
- the mlaD gene encoding outer membrane lipid asymmetry maintenance protein MlaD, translated as MQQTRKIEFWVGSFVLAGICAILVMIFQVADVKGLGASDTYRLTAEFDNIGSLKVRSPVKVGGVVVGRVESIALNKKSLLPTVTLAVDSQYNQFSENSSLQILTSGLIGEQYLSLVPGFVLDDEAMLKDGDRIEDTKSALVLEDLIGQVLYSVGGGSDKDKKE; from the coding sequence ATGCAACAAACACGAAAAATTGAATTTTGGGTTGGCAGCTTTGTACTCGCAGGAATTTGCGCGATTTTGGTGATGATTTTTCAGGTCGCTGACGTGAAAGGTCTGGGTGCTAGCGATACTTATCGCCTGACGGCGGAGTTTGACAACATTGGTAGCTTGAAAGTGCGTTCGCCAGTCAAAGTCGGTGGTGTCGTGGTTGGACGGGTTGAGTCGATTGCACTCAATAAAAAAAGCCTACTGCCTACCGTGACGTTGGCGGTCGATAGCCAATATAACCAGTTTTCTGAAAACTCAAGCTTACAGATCCTGACCTCAGGTTTGATCGGTGAGCAATATTTGAGCTTAGTGCCGGGTTTTGTGTTGGATGACGAAGCCATGCTTAAAGATGGCGATCGCATTGAAGATACAAAATCAGCATTGGTTCTTGAAGATTTGATCGGCCAAGTGCTGTACAGCGTGGGTGGTGGATCAGATAAGGACAAGAAGGAATAA
- the mlaC gene encoding phospholipid-binding protein MlaC, protein MWKKALLLVSVLVMPWLATAATIDSSNPYQMMKAVAEKSFDRLKNEQEKVHQDPQYLKVIVEEELMPYVNDQYAALKLLGPNLKGAKREDVAEFVKAFRDYLVTNYAQVLTQYTNQTIEFGPEMPLEDDRRITSVKVEIVDAPRPNIKLEFKLRQEKSGEWKAFDMIAEGVSLLSSKQSEWNGKIRQDGILAVAQELEQLAKQPIRFESKN, encoded by the coding sequence ATGTGGAAGAAAGCCCTGCTCCTAGTGAGTGTTCTGGTCATGCCTTGGCTCGCAACCGCGGCCACCATTGATAGTAGCAACCCTTATCAAATGATGAAGGCGGTGGCTGAAAAGTCGTTCGATCGTCTGAAAAATGAGCAAGAGAAAGTGCATCAAGATCCGCAGTACCTCAAAGTGATTGTGGAAGAAGAATTGATGCCTTATGTGAATGATCAATACGCCGCCCTGAAGTTGCTTGGCCCGAACCTCAAGGGCGCGAAACGTGAAGATGTGGCAGAGTTTGTTAAAGCGTTTCGTGATTACTTGGTCACCAACTATGCACAGGTATTAACGCAGTATACAAATCAAACCATCGAGTTTGGCCCTGAAATGCCTCTAGAAGACGATCGTCGGATCACCAGTGTTAAAGTCGAAATTGTTGATGCGCCGCGTCCGAATATCAAACTGGAGTTTAAACTACGCCAAGAAAAATCCGGTGAGTGGAAAGCATTCGATATGATCGCTGAAGGGGTGAGCCTGCTTTCCAGTAAGCAATCGGAGTGGAACGGAAAAATTCGTCAAGATGGCATTTTAGCGGTAGCACAAGAGTTAGAACAATTGGCTAAACAACCCATTCGTTTTGAGAGCAAAAATTAA
- a CDS encoding STAS domain-containing protein, which translates to MTHPQWLVENERKFSLIGELDRETVPELWIFLKNWQPQVKQIELSLQQVVRIDSAGMVLLIHLIEHAKVINCHIMLSFVPEQLRTLFQLSNIEHLMSQHIAKPAEVNCG; encoded by the coding sequence ATGACTCATCCACAATGGTTAGTTGAGAATGAACGAAAGTTCAGTTTGATTGGCGAGTTGGATCGAGAAACCGTGCCTGAATTGTGGATCTTTCTCAAAAATTGGCAGCCGCAAGTGAAGCAAATCGAGCTTTCTTTGCAACAAGTTGTCAGAATTGACTCGGCGGGAATGGTGCTGTTAATTCACTTAATAGAGCATGCAAAAGTGATAAACTGTCATATAATGCTCAGCTTCGTGCCAGAGCAGCTGCGCACACTGTTTCAGTTGAGCAATATTGAACATCTGATGTCTCAACACATAGCCAAACCAGCAGAGGTGAATTGTGGATAG
- the ibaG gene encoding BolA family iron metabolism protein IbaG: MDSAQVQQILQQALNLEEIHVKGEGSHYEVIAVDACFADMSRVKKQQMIYAPLMGYIQRNDIHAVTMKTFTPQEWARNKKLMSL, encoded by the coding sequence GTGGATAGTGCACAAGTCCAACAAATTTTACAACAAGCTCTTAATCTCGAAGAAATTCATGTCAAAGGAGAGGGCAGCCACTACGAAGTGATCGCTGTCGATGCTTGTTTTGCCGATATGAGCCGCGTGAAGAAACAGCAGATGATTTATGCCCCTTTAATGGGTTACATCCAACGCAATGATATTCACGCGGTCACAATGAAGACGTTTACCCCACAAGAGTGGGCACGCAATAAGAAGTTGATGTCCCTTTAA
- the murA gene encoding UDP-N-acetylglucosamine 1-carboxyvinyltransferase: MEKFRVIGSTQPLQGEVTISGAKNAALPILFASILAEEPVEVANVPHLRDIDTTMELLERLGAKVKRNGSVHVDAGSINQYCAPYDLVKTMRASIWALGPLVARFGQGQVSLPGGCAIGARPVDLHIHGLEQLGATITLEDGYVKAHVDGRLQGAHIVMDKVSVGATITIMCAATLAEGTTVLDNAAREPEIVDTAMFLNKLGAKISGAGTDSITIEGVERLGGGKHAVVPDRIETGTFLVAAAVSRGKIMCRNTHAHLLEAVLAKLEEAGAEIECGDDWISLDMTGRELKAVNVRTAPHPGFPTDMQAQFTLLNMMAKGGGVITETIFENRFMHVPELKRMGAKAEIEGNTVICGDVDRLSGAQVMATDLRASASLVIAGCIAKGETIVDRIYHIDRGYERIEDKLSALGANIERFRD, translated from the coding sequence ATGGAAAAGTTTCGAGTTATTGGGTCCACGCAGCCACTCCAAGGCGAAGTGACCATTTCAGGCGCAAAAAATGCTGCCCTACCGATTTTGTTTGCTTCAATTTTGGCGGAAGAGCCAGTTGAAGTGGCCAATGTGCCTCACCTGCGTGACATCGACACCACGATGGAACTGCTTGAGCGTTTAGGCGCAAAAGTGAAACGTAATGGTTCGGTGCATGTGGATGCGGGTTCAATCAACCAATATTGCGCACCTTATGATTTGGTGAAAACCATGCGTGCCTCGATTTGGGCATTAGGTCCATTAGTGGCGCGTTTCGGTCAAGGCCAAGTCTCTCTGCCGGGTGGTTGCGCGATTGGTGCTCGCCCAGTGGATCTGCATATCCATGGTTTGGAACAGCTTGGTGCAACCATTACCTTGGAAGATGGCTACGTGAAAGCCCACGTTGATGGCCGTTTGCAAGGCGCGCATATTGTGATGGATAAAGTGAGCGTGGGCGCCACGATCACCATCATGTGTGCCGCAACCTTAGCAGAAGGCACTACCGTGCTGGATAACGCGGCGCGCGAGCCAGAGATTGTGGATACCGCCATGTTCCTCAATAAACTGGGCGCGAAAATCTCTGGTGCTGGCACGGACAGCATTACCATTGAAGGTGTAGAACGCCTTGGCGGTGGTAAGCATGCGGTGGTTCCCGATCGTATCGAAACCGGTACTTTCTTAGTCGCAGCTGCCGTATCGCGTGGCAAAATCATGTGTCGTAATACGCACGCTCATCTGTTAGAAGCGGTCTTAGCTAAGCTTGAAGAAGCCGGTGCTGAGATTGAGTGTGGCGATGATTGGATCAGCTTGGATATGACAGGGCGCGAGTTAAAAGCCGTCAATGTACGTACTGCGCCGCACCCAGGTTTTCCAACCGACATGCAAGCGCAGTTCACACTGTTGAACATGATGGCAAAAGGCGGTGGCGTGATCACTGAAACCATCTTCGAAAACCGCTTTATGCATGTACCTGAGTTAAAACGTATGGGTGCCAAAGCGGAAATTGAAGGCAATACCGTGATTTGCGGTGATGTCGATCGTTTAAGTGGCGCGCAAGTGATGGCGACCGATCTGCGAGCTTCTGCCAGTCTGGTGATTGCAGGTTGTATCGCCAAAGGCGAAACCATTGTCGATCGTATCTATCACATTGATCGTGGTTACGAGCGAATTGAGGACAAACTCTCAGCGCTTGGTGCCAATATTGAGCGTTTCCGCGACTAG
- a CDS encoding 1-acylglycerol-3-phosphate O-acyltransferase: protein MIALLRILAVAVFAVYMFVFGCGYCLLSPRNPKHVYTFGKQFAAMSKVFGIKLEYRAPADVDQRGQHIYIANHQNNWDLFTVSKAVTPKVVTVGKKSLAWMPLFGQLYWLTGNILIDRANKAKAKGTIDQVVDSMKQSDVSVWMFPEGTRSRGRGLLPFKAGAFHAAIGAGVPIIPIVCSSTDKLKFNRWNNGHVIVEVLPPISTEGYSKENIRELSQHCYDLMKAKLAQLDAEVVELNRKA from the coding sequence ATGATTGCGTTATTGCGAATCTTGGCAGTGGCAGTGTTCGCTGTCTATATGTTTGTGTTTGGTTGTGGTTACTGCTTATTGAGCCCTCGTAACCCTAAACACGTTTATACCTTTGGTAAGCAGTTTGCGGCGATGTCGAAAGTGTTCGGCATTAAGCTTGAATACCGCGCTCCGGCCGATGTCGATCAGCGTGGTCAGCACATTTATATTGCTAACCACCAGAATAACTGGGATCTGTTTACCGTTTCTAAAGCGGTAACGCCAAAAGTGGTCACCGTCGGTAAGAAAAGTCTCGCGTGGATGCCACTGTTTGGTCAGCTCTATTGGTTGACGGGCAATATCCTGATTGATCGCGCCAACAAAGCCAAAGCCAAAGGCACCATTGATCAAGTGGTTGATTCGATGAAACAGAGCGATGTTTCGGTGTGGATGTTTCCGGAAGGTACGCGCTCACGTGGTCGCGGTTTATTGCCGTTTAAAGCTGGCGCTTTCCATGCGGCGATTGGTGCGGGTGTGCCAATTATTCCTATCGTGTGCAGCTCGACCGATAAGCTTAAATTCAACCGCTGGAATAACGGCCATGTGATTGTCGAAGTGTTGCCTCCCATCAGCACCGAAGGCTACAGCAAAGAGAATATCCGCGAGCTGTCACAGCACTGTTATGATCTGATGAAAGCCAAACTGGCACAGTTGGATGCCGAAGTGGTTGAGCTGAACCGTAAAGCCTAG
- a CDS encoding RidA family protein, with the protein MTKVLHTDAAPAAIGPYIQGVDLGNMVLTSGQIPVNPATGEIPADIAAQARQSLDNVKAVVEASGLTVGDIVKMTVFVKDLNDFGTVNQVYGAFFDEHKVAHYPARSCVEVARLPKDVGIEIEAIAVRK; encoded by the coding sequence ATGACAAAAGTTCTGCATACTGACGCGGCTCCGGCTGCCATTGGCCCATACATTCAAGGTGTTGATCTTGGCAACATGGTACTGACGTCTGGTCAAATCCCAGTAAATCCTGCCACAGGTGAAATTCCTGCGGATATCGCTGCGCAAGCTCGCCAATCGCTGGACAACGTGAAAGCCGTGGTTGAAGCCTCTGGCCTAACCGTCGGTGACATTGTGAAAATGACCGTATTCGTGAAAGATCTCAACGACTTCGGCACGGTAAACCAAGTGTACGGCGCATTCTTTGATGAGCATAAAGTGGCGCACTACCCAGCGCGCTCTTGTGTTGAAGTGGCACGTCTGCCAAAAGATGTGGGCATCGAAATCGAAGCGATCGCGGTACGCAAGTAA
- the pyrI gene encoding aspartate carbamoyltransferase regulatory subunit — protein sequence MNKETKLQVEAIKNGTVIDHIPAKVGIKVLKLFDMHNSAQRVTIGLNLPSSALGSKDLLKIENVFISEAQANKLALYAPHATVNQIENYEVVKKLALQLPERINNVFACPNSNCISHNEPVESSFKLSEKNNDIRLKCKYCEKVFARDVVTEIEA from the coding sequence ATGAACAAAGAGACGAAATTACAAGTTGAAGCGATCAAAAACGGCACGGTGATTGACCACATTCCCGCCAAAGTAGGGATTAAAGTGCTGAAGCTGTTTGATATGCACAACTCCGCGCAGCGTGTCACCATTGGCCTCAATCTGCCCTCTTCTGCCCTCGGCAGCAAAGATCTGCTCAAGATTGAAAATGTGTTCATCAGTGAAGCGCAAGCCAACAAACTCGCGCTGTACGCGCCACACGCGACCGTGAACCAAATTGAAAATTACGAAGTGGTGAAGAAGTTAGCGCTGCAACTCCCAGAGCGCATCAACAATGTGTTTGCCTGCCCAAACAGCAACTGCATTTCTCACAATGAGCCCGTGGAAAGCAGCTTCAAGCTTTCTGAGAAGAACAACGACATCCGCCTAAAATGCAAATACTGCGAAAAAGTGTTTGCGCGCGATGTGGTCACGGAAATCGAAGCTTAA
- the pyrB gene encoding aspartate carbamoyltransferase, which yields MANSLYQKHIISIAELSRAELELIVKTAGQLKAQPNPELIKHKVVASCFFEPSTRTRLSFETAIQRIGGSVIGFDNGGNTSLAKKGETLADSVRVISSYVDAFVMRHPQEGAARLASEFSNGIPVINAGDGSNQHPSQTLLDLYSIFETQGRLDNLDVAFVGDLKYGRTVHSLAQALAKFDNNRFYFVAPEALAMPDYICEELDEAGVKYQVFSDMESVIPELDILYMTRVQKERFDESEYAHIKSAYILTAAHLSDARSNLKVLHPLPRVDEITTDVDKTPHAYYFEQVENGVYAREALLALVLNESL from the coding sequence ATGGCGAATTCGCTTTACCAAAAGCACATCATCTCCATTGCTGAACTCTCACGCGCTGAGTTGGAGTTGATAGTGAAAACCGCAGGCCAACTGAAGGCACAACCGAATCCAGAATTGATTAAGCATAAGGTCGTGGCCAGCTGTTTCTTCGAACCCTCCACTCGTACTCGCCTCTCATTTGAAACGGCGATTCAACGTATCGGTGGCAGCGTGATTGGCTTTGATAACGGCGGCAACACGTCACTGGCGAAGAAAGGCGAAACCTTAGCCGACTCAGTACGCGTCATCTCCTCTTATGTTGATGCTTTTGTGATGCGTCATCCGCAAGAAGGTGCCGCGCGTTTAGCGTCTGAATTTTCTAACGGCATCCCAGTGATTAACGCTGGTGATGGTTCAAACCAACACCCATCGCAAACCCTGCTCGACCTCTACTCCATTTTCGAAACCCAAGGCCGTCTCGATAACCTCGATGTCGCGTTTGTCGGTGATTTAAAATATGGCCGCACCGTGCATTCGCTGGCACAAGCGCTGGCTAAATTTGATAACAACCGCTTCTACTTTGTGGCACCGGAAGCCCTAGCGATGCCAGACTACATCTGTGAAGAGCTGGATGAAGCTGGTGTGAAATACCAAGTGTTCAGCGATATGGAAAGCGTGATCCCAGAGCTGGATATTCTCTACATGACGCGTGTACAGAAAGAGCGTTTTGATGAGTCGGAATACGCACACATCAAATCGGCCTATATCTTGACGGCCGCTCACCTGAGCGATGCGCGCAGCAATCTCAAAGTGCTGCACCCACTGCCACGCGTGGATGAGATCACCACCGATGTCGATAAAACCCCACACGCCTACTATTTCGAGCAAGTTGAGAACGGTGTTTACGCCCGTGAAGCCTTGCTGGCTCTAGTTTTGAACGAATCGCTGTAA
- the argF gene encoding ornithine carbamoyltransferase, with amino-acid sequence MAFNLRNRNFLKLLDFTPKEIHFLLDLSAELKRAKYAGTEQKTLQGKNIALIFEKSSTRTRCAFEVAAFDQGAQVSYIGPSGSQIGHKESMKDTARVLGRMYDGIQYRGFGQEIVEVLGKYAGVPVWNGLTDEFHPTQILADLLTMQEHGRGKQLHEMKFAYLGDARNNMGNSLMVGAAKMGMDIRLVAPKAYWPNESLVATCQEIAKQTGAKITLTEEVQEGVKGCDFLYTDVWVSMGEAADAWDERVALMKPYQVNMDVIKATGNPQVKFMHCLPAFHDDQTKVGQEIAAKYGMQGLEVTEEVFESEYSIVFDEAENRLHTIKAVMVATLGQ; translated from the coding sequence ATGGCTTTCAATTTACGTAATCGCAACTTTTTAAAACTGCTCGACTTCACTCCAAAAGAGATCCACTTCCTGCTGGATCTGTCTGCCGAGCTAAAACGCGCCAAATACGCAGGCACCGAGCAGAAAACCCTGCAAGGCAAAAACATTGCGTTGATCTTTGAAAAGTCATCGACCCGTACTCGCTGTGCCTTTGAAGTGGCGGCGTTTGATCAAGGTGCGCAAGTCTCTTACATCGGCCCTTCTGGCTCGCAAATTGGCCATAAAGAGTCGATGAAAGATACCGCGCGCGTGTTAGGCCGCATGTACGATGGCATTCAATATCGTGGCTTTGGCCAAGAGATTGTTGAAGTGCTAGGAAAATACGCGGGGGTGCCAGTGTGGAATGGCTTAACGGATGAGTTTCACCCCACGCAGATCTTGGCCGATCTTCTGACTATGCAAGAGCACGGACGCGGTAAACAACTGCATGAAATGAAGTTTGCTTACCTTGGCGATGCACGCAACAACATGGGCAATTCCCTGATGGTGGGAGCCGCCAAAATGGGCATGGATATTCGCTTAGTCGCGCCCAAAGCCTACTGGCCGAATGAATCATTAGTGGCAACCTGCCAAGAGATTGCCAAGCAAACCGGAGCCAAAATCACTTTGACCGAAGAGGTTCAAGAAGGCGTAAAAGGCTGTGATTTCCTTTATACCGATGTATGGGTTTCGATGGGCGAAGCGGCGGATGCGTGGGATGAGCGGGTTGCGTTAATGAAGCCATATCAAGTCAACATGGATGTGATCAAAGCAACAGGCAATCCACAGGTCAAATTCATGCACTGCTTACCGGCATTCCATGATGACCAAACCAAAGTAGGCCAAGAGATTGCGGCCAAATACGGCATGCAAGGATTGGAAGTCACCGAAGAGGTGTTTGAGTCAGAATATTCGATTGTGTTTGATGAAGCGGAGAACCGACTGCACACCATCAAAGCAGTGATGGTCGCAACGTTAGGTCAATGA
- a CDS encoding PhoH family protein, translating to MGDTDRKLFVLDTNILLHEPLAIYSFKEHDVVIPMTVLEELDRIKDSKRDVARDARVAIRALEHLFHDATPEEITEGIPLSKQEGATGTISILADYELHETVKAFTDKEGDNRILNAVLYLQTQRAPRAVVLVTKDINMRLRAKGAGVLYVEDYRTDQLIDDIQYLTKGFQTRPGSFWDSVEDVASYTLGGKTFHKLDRAPFDPTFLNQYVIDEDSDFAARVETIDGDKLTLRDLSRERMMHRKAWGITPKNIYQGMALDALLDPDIDLVILTGAAGSGKTLLAMAAALEQTVERKMFDKIIVTRNTPDIGESIGFLPGTEEEKMMPWLASVTDTLEALHKNDHCTDGSLKYICDKANIQFKSINFMRGRSIQNAFVLLDECQNLTASQIKTIITRCGEGTKIVCSGNLAQIDSHYLTPVTSGLTYMVERFKNFEGSANIHLNGVVRSRLAEFAEENL from the coding sequence ATGGGCGATACCGATCGGAAACTGTTTGTACTGGATACCAATATCCTACTCCACGAACCTCTCGCGATTTACTCTTTTAAAGAGCACGACGTGGTCATCCCGATGACCGTTCTTGAAGAACTCGACCGAATCAAAGACAGCAAACGCGATGTGGCGCGCGATGCACGCGTAGCGATTCGGGCTTTAGAGCACTTATTCCATGATGCCACTCCCGAAGAAATCACCGAAGGGATCCCGCTTTCTAAGCAAGAGGGCGCAACAGGAACCATCTCGATCCTCGCCGATTATGAACTGCATGAAACCGTCAAAGCCTTTACCGATAAAGAGGGCGATAACCGGATCCTCAATGCCGTACTTTATCTCCAAACTCAACGTGCGCCACGCGCCGTGGTACTGGTGACCAAAGACATCAACATGCGTTTGCGCGCCAAAGGAGCGGGTGTGCTGTATGTAGAGGACTACCGCACCGACCAACTGATTGATGATATTCAATACCTGACCAAGGGCTTTCAAACTCGTCCCGGCAGTTTTTGGGACAGCGTCGAAGATGTCGCGAGCTACACGCTCGGCGGCAAAACCTTTCATAAACTGGATCGCGCGCCGTTCGATCCAACCTTCCTCAACCAATATGTCATTGATGAAGACAGCGATTTTGCCGCGCGGGTCGAAACCATCGATGGCGATAAATTGACGCTGCGCGATCTGAGCCGTGAACGCATGATGCATCGCAAAGCGTGGGGCATCACCCCAAAAAATATCTACCAAGGGATGGCGCTGGACGCACTGCTCGATCCGGATATCGATCTGGTGATCCTGACCGGTGCGGCGGGCAGTGGTAAAACTTTACTGGCGATGGCGGCAGCGTTGGAGCAAACCGTCGAGCGCAAAATGTTCGATAAAATCATCGTCACTCGTAACACCCCTGATATCGGCGAATCAATTGGTTTCCTGCCCGGCACGGAAGAGGAAAAGATGATGCCGTGGCTTGCCTCTGTCACCGATACCTTAGAAGCGCTGCATAAAAATGATCACTGTACCGATGGCTCGCTCAAATACATCTGCGATAAAGCCAACATTCAGTTTAAATCGATCAACTTTATGCGCGGTCGTTCAATCCAAAACGCTTTCGTGCTGCTCGATGAGTGTCAAAACCTCACCGCCTCGCAGATCAAAACCATCATCACCCGCTGTGGGGAAGGCACCAAGATTGTCTGCTCTGGTAACTTAGCGCAGATTGACTCCCACTATTTAACCCCTGTGACCTCAGGCCTTACCTACATGGTTGAGCGCTTCAAAAATTTTGAAGGCAGCGCCAACATCCACCTCAATGGCGTAGTACGCAGCCGCTTGGCTGAATTCGCCGAAGAGAATTTATAA